AAGAGCTTTCGGATAATATGAAGGAAAAATTAAATGATATTCCCGCAATTCGCCTCCTGAAAAACAAAAATGGAGAAAGCTTTTTTGAAAGAGGGAAAATACGCACAGACTTTAAAATAAAGACGAAGGAATTATGGTTCGCAAATGAAATTGATGCCTGGCAAATTCGAGCACACAAGGCGCCAAGAAAACAGTTTGTTATCACACTGAGCGGAAATTTGAAATTCACTACTAGCGATGATAAAACATTCATTATAGAACCCGGAATTGTCTTATTGGCAGAAGATATTGAGGGTGAAGGTCATGAATGGGAAATGATTGAAGGTTATGAAACCTGGCATCGCATTTATATTCCACTGGTCGACGACTCCGATATTTATTTTGAAAAAGAGTAATAGATCTGTCTTTATATAAAAATAATAGGGTTTACTGTAAAAGTAAACCCTTTTTTCTAATCTTTTTTAATTTAATTTTTTGCGTTTTACTGCTGCGTTTCTGGCTTTTGCTAAAACAGGAATGGAAATCACTCCCATCACCAACATAATTACCAGTTGCATGGTATGCGAAATAAAAGCGTAGGAAAGACCTACTTCACCACCTTCTTCGGGGTTTTTACCCATGGAAAGGAAGAGTGCCATTATTCCAATTTTTAATGCGAAGTGAAAAGCACCAATTCCACCAGAAGCAGGCACCATCATTCCCAATGTTCCTACGACGATGATAAAGAAACCATCCGCGAAAGTAAACTGTGAAGTCTCGGGCAGTGCAAAACAAACTAAATATGCCGCTAAATAGTAAGAAACCCAAATTCCTAAAGTGTAGGCGATGAATTTCCCCTTTTGTTTCATTTTAAAAATGGAAGTCAATCCATGAATAATTCCTTTTCCAAAGTCAATGACTTTTTGATAGATTGAAAATTGGGATAATTTTTTTCTGAACAAA
This DNA window, taken from Kaistella carnis, encodes the following:
- a CDS encoding cupin domain-containing protein — its product is MKEKLNDIPAIRLLKNKNGESFFERGKIRTDFKIKTKELWFANEIDAWQIRAHKAPRKQFVITLSGNLKFTTSDDKTFIIEPGIVLLAEDIEGEGHEWEMIEGYETWHRIYIPLVDDSDIYFEKE